Within the Gloeobacter kilaueensis JS1 genome, the region GCAGGCTGTAGATCTGCTGGGCGAGGCCAACCAGTTGCCGGGACTGGGGACGATCCGGCCTGGGGAGGGGAAATTTTTCGACGTACTGACTCATGAAGCGGCGGCGACCGGCGTAGAGCTTGTTGTGGAAGCAGTGGTCGTAGAAGTGGGCGATAAAGCTCGAATTGCCGACTGCGAGTGCCAGCCAGAGTGCATCGCGCTCTGAGGATTTATCGCACCGGAGCCAGTAGCAGTCGCCGTTGACGACGCTGCCGGTCTCGTCGAGCCAGAAGGTGGGCTCCTCGACGATGTCGCGAAAGACGAGTTTAGGCGCAGCCCAACCGTCCGGATCCTGGGGAACCCACAACTCGTACCACTGGCGGTTGGCTGCTAGTAAATAACTGCGGGCGATAAGAATCTGACGATGTTTTTCGAGGTAGCGGGCGGTGCGGGGATAGGCATCGAGGGGAACAGCCACCCGCCGCCCTGCGACGACCTGGTGGGGATAGACGATCTGCCAGGCGGTCTGGGAATTGGCTCGAAAGCGCCCGGCTCCGTGGTGGGTGGCGAGGGGTTTAAGCAGTTCCGGGCGCTCCTCCGGCGGCCATTCCTGCCAGTCGGAGCGGATGAAGACACTGTCGGCACAGGTTTTTACGCCGACGCGAATTTTGCCCAACTCGCCAAAAGTCTTCCAGGTCCGGCTGCGCACTCTAGCGAGCCAGTGCTCAGAGTTGCCGGTCGTCATCCGCCACAGCGCACCGGGGGGATCCGGCGCGAGCGTGCCGTGGCGCACCTCAAAGCGGCGGCCATCCGTCACCTCGACGACGCCATCCAGATTCAGAGCGGCCAGGGGGCTGGCTGCACAGCCGGTAGCCGCTGCGCT harbors:
- a CDS encoding Eco57I restriction-modification methylase domain-containing protein, whose protein sequence is MGGRFQSPDFHKAQGATYTPAALADFVAEQIVRYLPGERKRPLRILDPALGDGQLLVSLLAKLGSEAAGVTLHGYETDTAACERARARLAPAVLTVEGTCFLDVASEKPTAAGPFDIVIANPPYVRTQILGSDQSRALARRFGLTGRLDLYQAFVLGIAGLLAPTGVAGLILSNRFMSIRAGASVRRALSERFQLRAIWDLGDTQLFAAAVLPAVVLLEGTDSPITTADTPFSSIYRTSAAATGCAASPLAALNLDGVVEVTDGRRFEVRHGTLAPDPPGALWRMTTGNSEHWLARVRSRTWKTFGELGKIRVGVKTCADSVFIRSDWQEWPPEERPELLKPLATHHGAGRFRANSQTAWQIVYPHQVVAGRRVAVPLDAYPRTARYLEKHRQILIARSYLLAANRQWYELWVPQDPDGWAAPKLVFRDIVEEPTFWLDETGSVVNGDCYWLRCDKSSERDALWLALAVGNSSFIAHFYDHCFHNKLYAGRRRFMSQYVEKFPLPRPDRPQSRQLVGLAQQIYSLPLGSPVAALERQLDALVWQAFDLDPAQSALAFEF